GTTTAATTTGCGATCAACTCCCGAGTTTCTTGGAGTTTGACATAGATTTTCTTGGATGATTTTGCAGGAAATGAGACATTTGAGAAGCTTGGGACTATCGGGACTTCTTCCAATCTCTTAGTATACTTGACGACTGTGTTTCATATGAATTCAATCACAGCCACGAATGTTGTCAATATCTTCAATGGAACTTGCAATTTCGGGACATTGGCCGGAGCTTTCCTCTGTGACACTTATCTTGGCAGATACAAGACTCTCGGCATCGCCTCGGTCTCCTCTTTTCTGGTACTTATCCAGATACTAGACTTTGTTTGGTGATGCATCGAGTCAAATAGCTAGTAAATGATTCGAACAATTCGATCTCGAACCAGCACGAGTCGAGTTTGAGTAGAAAaatgttataattatattttcattcATGTGAAATTTCCAGGGTATGCTGATGCTAACATTAACAGCAGCACTTACAAACCTTCATCCCCCGGAGTGTTCAACACAACCGAACCTTAAATGCATCGGAGCTTCACCGTGGCAGATCGCTTTTCTCTTCACGGCATTCCTGCTCCTGGTCATCGGGGCCAGCGGGATCCGGCCCTGCAATCTCGCCTTCGGAGCGGACCAGTTCAATCCTAACACGGATTCCGGCAGAAGGGGGATCAACAGTTTCTTCAATTGGTACTATTTCACTTTCACTTTCGCCATGATGCTGTCCCTCACGGTGATAGTTTACGTGCAATCGAATATGAGTTGGACGATCGGGTTGGGGATTCCCGCGTTTATGATGTTCCTGTCGTGTTTTTTCTTCTTCGTGGCAACGAGGATTTATGTGAAAGTGCTGCCGGAAGGTAGCCCGTTTACGAGCCTCGTGCAGACGCTTGTGGTTGCTTATAAGAAGAGGAAGCTGGAGCTGCCGGAGCAACCACGGTGTTCTTTGTTTAATCATGTCGATCCAGGCTCCATGAATTCTAAGCTTCAATATACAGATGAATTGaggtaaaataaatttgtgggCATTTTCAAGTTTTGATCTTTTGTTCACTTAATGGAGTTTGAATCTTTTGAGTTGAAGTTAATGAGCTTAGAAAAATGTACGTTTCCAGGTTTCTGAACAGAGCAGCAATTGCAACACCGGATGACACAATCAATCCCGATGGATCCGCAGCCAATCCCTGGAAACTCCGCAGCGTGCAGCAAGTCGAAGAAATTAAATGCATAATTCGAGTGATTCCCATCTGGTTATCCGGCATGATATACTACATTATCCTAGCCTTGATGCAAACCTACCCAGTCTTCCAGTCCCTGCAATGCGATAGGCGTT
The window above is part of the Primulina huaijiensis isolate GDHJ02 unplaced genomic scaffold, ASM1229523v2 scaffold37691, whole genome shotgun sequence genome. Proteins encoded here:
- the LOC140968645 gene encoding protein NRT1/ PTR FAMILY 2.11-like; protein product: MEKNEISSTKKEPNYRGVKAMPFVIGNETFEKLGTIGTSSNLLVYLTTVFHMNSITATNVVNIFNGTCNFGTLAGAFLCDTYLGRYKTLGIASVSSFLGMLMLTLTAALTNLHPPECSTQPNLKCIGASPWQIAFLFTAFLLLVIGASGIRPCNLAFGADQFNPNTDSGRRGINSFFNWYYFTFTFAMMLSLTVIVYVQSNMSWTIGLGIPAFMMFLSCFFFFVATRIYVKVLPEGSPFTSLVQTLVVAYKKRKLELPEQPRCSLFNHVDPGSMNSKLQYTDELRFLNRAAIATPDDTINPDGSAANPWKLRSVQQVEEIKCIIRVIPIWLSGMIYYIILALMQTYPVFQSLQCDRRLSTGNFKIPAASYNVFTMATLTLWIPIYDRIIVPFLRRIRGKEQGITMLQRVGFGIFLGVLTMVVSGVVEDHRRTLAVTRPTLGVVAQKGAVSSMSGYWLVPQLVLAGISEAFAVIGEIEFFYKQFPENMRSFAAAFLFSGFAISSYVTSFLISVVHKATRVRGNGNWLQEDLNKGRLDYFYYMIAGIQVVNLGYFLICANWYKYKRVESNDKDVAMEKIDHKIHVV